From a single Brettanomyces bruxellensis chromosome 7, complete sequence genomic region:
- a CDS encoding uncharacterized protein (BUSCO:EOG09264OAU), with translation MDEEDEFLYGPSDDKKESEVNKQEESNNHNVNILNTEKDNTSGEESSDGKNDKKQESSSEKEELDSDMEKEREHETDMLEDSSDSDVEFVIGPLASTGTNTETPGVVSKETGEEGEENTEAGKDTNGNNASTNIHTVPVLKETHGLDINEVGKYDGVPVTELTLDELKDKPWRQPGADLSDYFNYGFDEISWLTYCKKQNTLRKDFNPAKVMAEIMSSGAMAGMMPGPIPGPNGNNSGGPPPFMMGPMGMPPFMNGMPSGMPSGMQMPGMYGQNGGNGNNNGNTNANNDRINSSAMNNNSNSNNMMNQNNSGRSSLPHLPRLPSRPPASSNSPEPSMGRQQGGMSSSNYRERSDRALDMRSGRKSGQNYRDRSGRRH, from the coding sequence atggatgaagaagacGAATTTTTGTATGGACCAAGCGATGATAAGAAGGAGTCAGAAGTGAATAAGCAAGAAGAGAGTAACAATCATAACGTGAATATTTTAAATACGGAGAAAGACAATACTTCAGGCGAGGAAAGTTCTGATGGCAAGAATGATAAGAAGCAGGAAAGTAGTTCtgaaaaggaagaactTGATAGTGATatggagaaagaaagagaacaCGAAACAGATATGTTAGAAGATAGTAGTGACTCGGATGTCGAATTTGTGATTGGACCTTTAGCATCGACAGGTACAAACACAGAAACACCAGGGGTGGTATCCAAGGAAacaggagaagaaggtgaagagaATACAGAAGCAGGTAAGGACACCAATGGCAATAATGCAAGCACAAATATACATACAGTTCCAGTACTGAAAGAAACACACGGACTCGATATAAATGAGGTGGGAAAATATGACGGAGTTCCGGTGACGGAGCTCACGCTAGATGAATTAAAAGATAAGCCATGGAGACAGCCGGGTGCGGATTTGTCGGACTACTTTAATTATGGATTTGATGAGATATCATGGCTCACTTACTGCAAGAAGCAAAACACGCTAAGGAAAGATTTCAACCCGGCTAAAGTTATGGCAGAGATTATGAGCAGTGGGGCAATGGCGGGAATGATGCCGGGTCCAATACCAGGGCCAAATGGCAACAATTCTGGAGGTCCACCTCCATTTATGATGGGACCAATGGGAATGCCGCCATTCATGAATGGAATGCCATCAGGAATGCCATCAGGAATGCAGATGCCCGGAATGTATGGCCAGAATGGTGGAAATGGTAACAACAACGGCAACacaaatgcaaataatgACAGGATAAACTCTTCAGCCATGAACAACAATAGTAATAGTAACAACATGATGAATCAGAATAATAGTGGACGATCGTCTCTTCCACACCTGCCGCGTCTTCCCTCGCGACCACCTGCCTCATCGAATTCTCCAGAACCTTCGATGGGCAGGCAACAAGGTGGAATGAGCAGCTCAAATTACAGGGAGAGGTCCGATAGAGCCTTGGATATGCGTAGTGGGCGAAAATCCGGCCAAAACTACAGGGATAGAAGCGGTAGAAGGCATTGA
- the RPL43A gene encoding 60S ribosomal protein L43A: MNDLKSTPLVLSRKSKRTKKVGITGKYGIRYGSSLRRQCKKLEVQQHSRYDCSFCGKKAVKREATGIWKCKACNKTIAGGAYSVSTAAAATIRSTIRRLRELVEA; encoded by the exons ATGAACGATTTAAAGAGCACTCCATTGGTTTTATCGAGGAA GTCTAAAAGAACTAAAAAGGTTGGAATCACCGGTAAATATGGTATCAGATACGGTTCTTCTTTGAGAAGACAATGTAAGAAGCTTGAGGTTCAGCAGCACTCTAGATACGACTGTTCTTTCTGCGGAAAGAAGGCCGTTAAGAGAGAGGCTACTGGTATCTGGAAATGCAAGGCTTGCAATAAGACCATCGCTGGTGGTGCTTACTCCGTCTCtactgctgctgctgccacCATCAGATCTACCATCAGACGTTTGAGAGAGTTGGTTGAGGCTTAA